Proteins encoded within one genomic window of Esox lucius isolate fEsoLuc1 chromosome 12, fEsoLuc1.pri, whole genome shotgun sequence:
- the pink1 gene encoding serine/threonine-protein kinase PINK1, mitochondrial, whose product MSVKQAISRGVELGRSVFQLSLFKPAGRVAAKFRGERFRVGQPARTVQPQTFLPIRYRYFRISLRGLAAQLQSVGFRRLGGGGSPRNRAVFLAFAVGAGLIEKDLEDDRKSAATCQEIQAVFTKKKFPSPLKSFASGYKLEDYAFGKQIGKGSNAAVYEVTAPFAGLRDMERDQCSLVELKDQLSQDGMAANGSLSGPSGSLGIYPLAVKMMWNFGAGSSSEAILRSMSQELVPAGRLAMKQERDEQIALSGYFGIVPKRCSAHPNVIRVFRAFTADVPLLPGAQEEYPDVLPARLNPEGLGNNRTLFLVMKNYPCTLRQYLQANVPSGRQGGLMVLQLLEGVDHLYRQGIAHRDLKSDNVLLEFDSDGCPRLVITDFGCCLAQSDSSLQLPFNSVWVNRGGNSCLMAPEVATAVPGPGVAIDYGKADAWAVGAISYEIFGLANPFYGARGLDSRSFQEKQLPALPASVSADMRLVVRLLLCRNPKKRLSARLAANILHLSLWGRRALANQDSAGMKKLADWLLCQSALVLLRGCGSNGNSVEAELQWCFLSNLDLEDLRLAVSYLLYGREQGRASIMSL is encoded by the exons ATGTCTGTAAAACAAGCCATCAGCCGTGGGGTGGAACTGGGACGGTCGGTTTTCCAGTTAAGTCTGTTCAAACCTGCTGGACGAGTTGCAGCGAAGTTCCGAGGAGAGCGTTTTCGTGTAGGCCAACCGGCCCGAACTGTTCAGCCTCAGACTTTCCTTCCAATTCGGTACCGATATTTCCGAATTTCGTTAAGGGGTCTTGCTGCACAGCTGCAGTCCGTTGGTTTCAGGAGGCTCGGGGGTGGCGGTTCGCCAAGAAACAGAGCAGTATTTTTGGCTTTCGCTGTGGGTGCGGGGTTGATTGAAAAAGACCTGGAGGATGACAGAAAGAGTGCTGCGACATGCCAGGAAATTCAG GCTGTGTTTACCAAGAAGAAGTTTCCGAGCCCGCTCAAGTCCTTTGCCTCAGGGTACAAGCTGGAGGACTATGCTTTTGGGAAGCAGATTGGGAAAGGCTCCAATGCCGCTGTGTATGAGGTTACAGCTCCATTTGCTGGGCTTAGGGACATGGAGCGTGACCAGTGTTCCCTGGTGGAGCTGAAGGACCAGTTAAGTCAAGATGGAATGGCGGCCAATGGGTCTCTGAGCGGCCCCTCAGGTTCCCTGGGCATCTATCCTCTGGCTGTTAAGATGATGTGGAACTTTGGG GCCGGTTCTTCAAGTGAGGCTATTCTAAGATCCATGTCCCAGGAGCTGGTCCCTGCAGGCCGTCTTGCCATGAAACAGGAAAGAGATGAACAGATTGCACTAAGCGG ATATTTTGGCATAGTGCCTAAGAGGTGTTCTGCCCACCCCAACGTGATAAGGGTGTTCCGGGCATTCACTGCAGATGTTCCCCTTCTGCCTGGGGCCCAGGAAGAGTACCCAGATGTCTTGCCAGCCAGACTCAACCCAGAGGGCCTGGGCAACAACCGTACTCTATTCCTGGTCATGAAGAA TTACCCGTGCACCCTGCGTCAGTACCTGCAGGCCAACGTTCCTAGCGGGAGACAGGGCGGTCTGATGGTGCTCCAGCTGTTGGAGGGGGTGGACCACCTGTATCGCCAGGGCATTGCCCACAGGGACCTCAAGTCCGACAATGTGCTCCTGGAGTTTGACTcag ATGGCTGCCCCCGCTTGGTGATAACTGATTTTGGCTGTTGCCTGGCTCAGAGTGACTCTAGTCTCCAGCTGCCCTTCAACAGTGTCTGGGTGAACCGAGGAGGCAACTCCTGCCTGATGGCACCGGAG GTGGCCACCGCAGTCCCCGGCCCGGGTGTAGCCATTGATTACGGCAAGGCGGATGCCTGGGCTGTTGGGGCTATTTCCTATGAGATATTCGGCCTGGCCAATCCGTTTTACGGGGCCAGGGGGCTGGACAGCAGAAGTTTCCAGGAGAAGCAGCTCCCTGCCCTGCCTGCCAGTGTGTCTGCTGACATGCGCTTAGTGGTCAGGCTACTGCTGTGTAGGAACCCCAAAAAG cGTCTGAGTGCCAGACTGGCAGCAAACATTTTGCATCTGAGCCTCTGGGGACGAAGGGCGCTGGCCAATCAAGATAGCGCTGGCATGAAGAAGCTAGCTGATTGGCTGCTGTGCCAGTCTGCCTTGGTGCTCCTGAGGGGCTGTGGTTCTAATGGGAACTCTGTGGAGGCGGAGCTACAGTGGTGTTTCCTTTCTAACCTTGACCTGGAAGATCTCAGATTGGCTGTCAGCTATCTGCTGTATGGACGGGAACAGGGCAGAGCTAGTATCATGTCTCTTTAG